One window from the genome of Hyalangium gracile encodes:
- a CDS encoding SDR family oxidoreductase: MKKVLVLGATSAIAQATVRLLAARGAALYLVGRNAANLDVVAKDAATRGASKVEQQALDLDDFSAHEALVERAAQALGGLDGALIAHGVLGEQKACERSWTETEKVLRTNFLSAASLLTALANRFEAQKAGTLVVISSVAGDRGRQSNYVYGASKGALNVFLQGLRNRLARSGVAVVTVKPGFVDTPMTAHVPKNKLFASPEQVARGILRAADGRKNEVYVPARWALIMFIIRSIPEGIFKKMKL, encoded by the coding sequence ATGAAGAAGGTCCTCGTCCTCGGCGCCACGAGCGCCATTGCCCAGGCCACGGTGCGGCTGCTCGCCGCGCGCGGGGCCGCGCTGTACCTGGTGGGCCGCAACGCCGCGAACCTCGACGTGGTGGCGAAGGACGCGGCCACCCGGGGGGCCTCCAAGGTGGAGCAGCAGGCGCTGGATCTGGACGACTTCTCCGCGCACGAGGCGCTGGTGGAGCGCGCGGCGCAGGCGCTCGGAGGATTGGACGGGGCGCTCATCGCGCACGGCGTGCTCGGGGAGCAGAAGGCGTGCGAGCGCTCCTGGACGGAGACGGAGAAGGTGCTGCGCACCAACTTCCTGAGCGCGGCCTCGCTGCTGACGGCGCTGGCCAACCGCTTCGAGGCGCAGAAGGCCGGCACGCTGGTGGTCATCTCGTCGGTGGCGGGAGACCGGGGCCGGCAGAGCAACTACGTGTATGGGGCGTCGAAGGGCGCGCTGAACGTGTTCCTCCAGGGGCTGCGCAACCGGCTGGCGCGCTCGGGCGTGGCGGTGGTGACGGTGAAGCCAGGGTTCGTGGACACGCCGATGACGGCGCACGTGCCGAAGAACAAGCTCTTCGCCTCACCGGAGCAGGTGGCGCGCGGCATCCTGCGCGCGGCGGATGGGCGCAAGAATGAGGTCTACGTCCCCGCCAGGTGGGCGCTCATCATGTTCATCATCCGCTCCATCCCCGAGGGCATCTTCAAGAAGATGAAGCTGTAG
- a CDS encoding Uma2 family endonuclease: MGEIIEGTLYTHARPRPGHGLVEGRLFGGLDGPFQLGRGGPGGWWIETGPGIELDGSPEFIPDLAGWRRERVPEWPEQWTVVPDWACEILSPTTRSYDQRIKRPFYARIGIRHLWFIDIEARTLTVSELIEGRWVELGVYGEDEAIRAAPFDAIELKLGELWPPTRAP; the protein is encoded by the coding sequence GTGGGGGAGATCATCGAGGGCACGCTCTACACCCACGCACGTCCTCGGCCGGGACATGGCCTCGTGGAGGGCAGGCTCTTCGGCGGGTTGGATGGCCCGTTCCAGCTGGGCCGAGGAGGACCCGGTGGATGGTGGATTGAGACAGGGCCGGGCATCGAGCTCGACGGCTCTCCTGAGTTCATCCCCGACCTCGCGGGCTGGCGCCGCGAGCGCGTGCCGGAGTGGCCCGAGCAGTGGACCGTCGTTCCCGATTGGGCCTGCGAGATCCTGTCCCCGACGACCCGTTCCTACGACCAGCGCATCAAGCGCCCCTTCTACGCGCGCATCGGCATCCGCCACCTCTGGTTCATCGACATCGAGGCACGGACGCTCACGGTCAGCGAGCTGATCGAAGGGCGCTGGGTGGAGCTGGGGGTGTATGGCGAGGACGAGGCCATCCGCGCCGCCCCCTTCGATGCCATCGAGCTGAAGCTCGGCGAGCTCTGGCCTCCCACCCGCGCGCCCTGA
- a CDS encoding fatty acyl-AMP ligase has product MKGPALPPVRYATVTQMLAAAAGTELGLTFVDASERETTLSWAEVYRRARQTAAGLRRLGVAEGDRVAILLPTSAAFMDAFFGTLLAGAVPVPLYPPVRLGRLEEYHRSTARMLEVTGSAVVLTELKVKLLLGAAVEAARPRLGCRTVDEVARGEDALAVSVRPEALGLIQFSSGSTVDPKPVALTHAALMAQVAALEAASPLPPGTPPVGVSWLPLYHDMGLIGCLLAALYYPGNLVLIPPEVFLARPALWLRALSRHKGFISPAPNFAYGLCLKRVKDSELEGVDLSWWKHALNGAEPVSLETLRRFVERFERYGFSASALRPVYGLSEASLAVTFPPGGRGPRSLNVDAGVLAREGRVVEGSRALVSVGAPVAGVEVEVRDVLGGALPERRVGRVFARGPSVMAEYYGDAVATARALSPDGWLDTGDLGFVADGELYLTGRAKDLVIIRGANHAPQSFEECLQAVEGVRVGCAVALGFTPEGSEDEALLILAERAGPEAEDAAVEERVRAAVVAGTGVRPHTVRMLEPGTLPRTSSGKLRRSEALRRYLTDGLKPPKKVGAVGLAVEMARSALAFVRSEQDR; this is encoded by the coding sequence ATGAAGGGGCCAGCGCTGCCACCGGTGAGGTACGCCACGGTGACGCAGATGCTCGCGGCCGCGGCGGGCACGGAGCTGGGGCTCACCTTCGTGGATGCGTCCGAGCGCGAGACGACGCTGTCCTGGGCGGAGGTGTATCGCCGCGCCCGGCAGACGGCCGCGGGGCTGCGCCGCCTGGGCGTGGCGGAGGGGGATCGCGTGGCCATCCTCCTGCCCACGTCCGCGGCCTTCATGGATGCCTTCTTCGGCACGCTGCTGGCGGGCGCGGTGCCGGTGCCGCTCTACCCGCCGGTGCGGCTGGGGCGCCTGGAGGAGTACCACCGCTCGACGGCGCGGATGCTGGAGGTGACGGGCTCGGCGGTGGTGCTCACCGAGCTGAAGGTGAAGCTGCTGCTGGGCGCCGCGGTGGAGGCGGCACGTCCGAGGCTGGGCTGCCGGACGGTGGACGAGGTGGCTCGCGGGGAGGATGCGCTGGCCGTGAGCGTCCGCCCCGAGGCGCTGGGCCTCATCCAGTTCTCCTCGGGCTCGACGGTGGATCCGAAGCCGGTGGCGCTCACCCACGCGGCGCTGATGGCGCAGGTGGCCGCGCTCGAGGCCGCCAGTCCGCTGCCTCCGGGCACGCCGCCGGTGGGCGTGTCCTGGCTGCCGCTGTACCACGACATGGGGCTCATCGGCTGTCTGCTCGCGGCGCTGTACTACCCGGGCAACCTGGTGCTGATTCCTCCGGAGGTATTCCTCGCGCGGCCGGCGCTGTGGCTGCGGGCGCTGTCTCGCCACAAGGGCTTCATCTCGCCCGCGCCCAACTTCGCCTACGGCCTGTGCCTGAAGCGGGTGAAGGACTCGGAGCTGGAGGGGGTGGATCTCTCGTGGTGGAAGCACGCGCTCAACGGCGCCGAGCCCGTGTCGCTGGAGACGCTGCGGCGCTTCGTGGAACGCTTCGAGCGGTATGGCTTCTCGGCGAGCGCGCTCCGGCCGGTGTACGGCCTGTCCGAGGCCTCCCTGGCCGTCACCTTCCCTCCCGGTGGTCGGGGCCCGCGCTCGCTGAATGTGGATGCGGGAGTGCTGGCTCGAGAGGGGCGGGTGGTGGAGGGCTCACGGGCCCTGGTGTCCGTGGGGGCCCCGGTGGCGGGAGTCGAGGTGGAGGTGCGCGATGTGCTGGGGGGAGCGCTGCCCGAGCGGCGGGTGGGGCGTGTCTTCGCGCGAGGGCCCTCGGTGATGGCGGAGTACTACGGCGATGCCGTGGCCACGGCGCGAGCGCTGAGTCCGGACGGCTGGCTGGACACGGGAGATCTGGGCTTCGTGGCGGACGGAGAGCTTTACCTCACGGGCCGCGCGAAGGACCTGGTCATCATCCGTGGCGCCAACCACGCGCCGCAGTCCTTCGAGGAGTGCCTGCAGGCGGTGGAGGGAGTGCGCGTGGGCTGCGCGGTGGCGCTCGGCTTCACGCCGGAGGGGAGCGAGGACGAGGCACTGCTCATCCTCGCCGAGCGGGCTGGACCGGAGGCGGAGGACGCGGCGGTGGAGGAGCGGGTGCGCGCAGCGGTGGTGGCGGGCACGGGCGTCCGGCCACACACGGTGCGGATGCTGGAGCCCGGGACGCTGCCACGGACCTCGAGCGGCAAGCTGCGGCGGAGTGAAGCGCTGCGCCGATACCTGACGGACGGGCTGAAGCCTCCGAAGAAGGTGGGCGCGGTGGGGCTCGCGGTGGAGATGGCCAGGAGCGCCCTGGCCTTCGTCCGCTCCGAGCAGGACCGCTGA
- a CDS encoding acyl carrier protein, producing MAELEGEVVAEIRRILGEELEWKGAVEPSHDLLKDLQLDSLGLTVLAVGLENRFRVKLSEEDAVGITTVADLARLVSTRVVASPEVQR from the coding sequence GTGGCTGAGCTGGAAGGCGAGGTGGTGGCGGAGATCCGCCGCATCCTCGGTGAGGAGCTGGAGTGGAAGGGGGCGGTGGAGCCCTCCCATGATCTGCTGAAGGACCTGCAGCTCGACAGCCTGGGGCTGACGGTGCTGGCGGTGGGGCTGGAGAACCGCTTCCGGGTGAAGCTGTCCGAGGAGGACGCGGTGGGCATCACCACCGTGGCGGATCTGGCCCGGCTGGTCTCGACGCGCGTCGTCGCCTCGCCGGAGGTTCAGCGATGA
- a CDS encoding type III polyketide synthase → MHSAATPGPSPLLRAVGRALPAHYATQEQLISAFRELWARKHFNLERLEDLHRAVSVSGRFLALPIEAYPPLVSFQQRNDAWIRSAVELGEKVVREALEKAGLTPKDVDHVFFVTVTGLAVPSIEARLANRLGFREDVKRSPLFGLGCVAGAAGVARAVDYLRAYPRHTALVLSVELCSLTLQREDLSIPNIIASGLFGDGAACAVLQGAEASAPGPRVVGSRAVFYPDTERIMGWDVVDTGFKVVLSAKVPQLVRDHVRGNVDAFLAEHGLTRGDIRHWVAHTGGPKVLQAFEESLELPRQALARSWASLNEVGNLSSASVLFVMGETLESGEPRPGDWGVMMAMGPGFCAELVLLRW, encoded by the coding sequence ATGCACAGCGCAGCCACTCCGGGACCGTCTCCTCTCCTTCGCGCCGTGGGACGCGCGCTCCCTGCGCACTACGCGACGCAGGAGCAGCTCATCAGCGCCTTCCGCGAGCTGTGGGCACGCAAGCACTTCAACCTGGAGCGGCTCGAGGATCTGCACCGCGCGGTGAGCGTCTCCGGGCGCTTCCTGGCGCTGCCCATCGAGGCCTACCCCCCGCTCGTCTCCTTCCAGCAGCGCAACGACGCGTGGATCCGCTCCGCGGTGGAGCTGGGCGAGAAGGTGGTGCGCGAGGCGCTCGAGAAGGCGGGCCTCACGCCGAAGGACGTGGACCACGTCTTCTTCGTGACGGTGACGGGGCTGGCGGTGCCGAGCATCGAGGCGCGCCTGGCCAACCGGCTGGGGTTCCGCGAGGACGTCAAGCGCTCGCCCCTCTTCGGCCTGGGGTGCGTGGCGGGGGCGGCGGGCGTGGCGCGGGCGGTGGACTATCTCCGGGCGTATCCCCGGCACACGGCGCTCGTGCTCTCGGTGGAGCTGTGCTCGCTGACGCTGCAGCGCGAGGACCTGTCCATCCCCAACATCATCGCCTCGGGCCTCTTCGGGGACGGCGCCGCGTGCGCGGTGCTGCAGGGCGCCGAGGCGAGCGCGCCCGGGCCTCGCGTGGTGGGCTCGCGGGCCGTGTTCTACCCGGACACCGAGCGCATCATGGGCTGGGACGTCGTGGACACGGGCTTCAAGGTGGTGCTGTCCGCCAAGGTGCCCCAGCTGGTGCGGGACCATGTCCGCGGCAACGTGGACGCGTTCCTCGCCGAGCACGGGCTGACGCGCGGGGACATCCGCCACTGGGTGGCGCACACGGGGGGGCCCAAGGTGCTGCAGGCCTTCGAGGAGAGCCTGGAGCTGCCACGGCAGGCGCTGGCGCGCTCGTGGGCGTCGCTGAACGAGGTGGGCAACCTCTCCTCGGCCTCCGTGCTCTTCGTGATGGGCGAGACGCTGGAGTCGGGCGAGCCCCGGCCGGGAGACTGGGGCGTGATGATGGCGATGGGGCCTGGCTTCTGCGCGGAGCTGGTGCTGCTTCGCTGGTGA